The following coding sequences lie in one Schistocerca serialis cubense isolate TAMUIC-IGC-003099 chromosome 12, iqSchSeri2.2, whole genome shotgun sequence genomic window:
- the LOC126428253 gene encoding myb-like protein V — protein sequence MIVPGNTIKLVDVGTSIAVLPEAESQSPVVKAVRNIKKKNAGAFIRLQPTTSQTDKTNTQKESGNATSGRGVVYLSHIPDGFYEDEMRQYFSQFGRVTRVKLARSRKTGRSRGYAFIEFQYAEVAKVVAETMNNYLLYNRLLKASYMDKQYPAAFWNQQSCGPQNCPLARNRRIEIKRKNAILNPAKELAQQGRRRRQLAKTLNRLRDAGVDHTLEVKDQVELSTRGKKIGGAKNTKQEKQASEESVKVEEDSRNSQPVLLVDESDDEIEFNVPSFVIRKTLKRRSSSPALEQSPKVKRGKHVKSEPLTSPTQEALSSPEKQNGEASSRSNHKSRKSGRVSVIPKHISSGFHVTITPGKSKQNKLASKENRESQSPVQSEESPKQLGTPKAVDAESPRLSKSVESSTNKKIRNSRLSTENKIDGSSENTEIPKVHRRSTETPEILDGVTPTPVADSAVRKVSPKAVKTPKQMKNNPHTIEKRKTPKLMDVRGSVASGPEKTVLLKSNGKRISPKATPNVHCPVQKLNSVDRSPSKTPVGRKSLPLSKPNLEDKKRTGLKTPLKTPIGRKSQNWTASSGPNRSPNLMQKLGSEDKKRTGLKTPLKTPVGRKSQNWTATSGPKRSPKLMQQLGSEDKKRTGLKTPSKTPIGRKSQNWTAASSPKRSPLSHSTALKKHDSASPKASKPARKSLKLNK from the exons ATGATTGTCCCTGGAAATACTATTAAGTTAGTAGACGTTGGCACCTCCATTGCAGTTTTGCCCGAAGCCGAATCACAGTCACCAGTTGTGAAAGCTGTGAGGAATATAAAGAAGAAAAATGCCGGGGCTTTTATACGACTGCAG CCGACTACATCTCAGACCgacaaaacaaacacacagaaaGAATCTGGAAATGCAACCTCTGGGAGGGGTGTTGTGTACCTCAGCCACATACCAGATGGCTTTTATGAAGATGAAATGCGCCAATATTTTAGTCAGTTTGGACGTGTTACCAGAGTAAAGTTAGCACGTAGTAGAAAG ACTGGCAGAAGTAGAGGATATGCATTCATCGAATTTCAGTACGCTGAAGTAGCCAAGGTTGTTGCTGAGACCATGAACAATTACTTGTTATACAACAGACTTCTCAAAG CAAGTTACATGGACAAGCAGTATCCTGCAGCATTTTGGAACCAACAATCTTGTGGGCCTCAAAATTGTCCACTCGCAAGAAATCGACGAATAGAAATAAAACGAAAAAATGCGATTCTGAATCCTGCGAAGGAACTGGCACAGCAGGGGAGGAGGCGGAGGCAGCTGGCAAAGACTCTGAATCGCCTGAGGGATGCTGGAGTGGATCATACTCTTGAG GTAAAAGATCAAGTAGAGCTGTCtacaagaggaaaaaaaattggtgGTGCAAAAAATACAAAGCAAGAGAAACAGGCATCCGAAGAAAGTGTGAAGGTGGAAGAGGACTCTAGGAACAGCCAGCCAGTGCTGCTAGTGGATGAGAGTGATGACGAAATTGAATTCAACGTGCCATCTTTTGTTATCAGGAAAACCTTGAAGAGGCGGAGCAGTAGTCCGGCATTGGAGCAGTCTCCCAAAGTAAAGCGGGGCAAGCATGTTAAGAGTGAGCCACTGACATCACCAACTCAGGAAGCTCTCAGTTCTCCAGAAAAACAGAATGGAGAGGCAAGTTCCAGATCTAACCACAAAAGTAGAAAGAGTGGTAGAGTCAGTGTTATTCCGAAGCACATCAGCTCTGGGTTTCACGTAACTATTACTCCGGGGAAGTCCAAGCAGAATAAATTGGCCAGCAAGGAGAACCGAGAGAGCCAGTCACCTGTGCAATCTGAGGAATCGCCAAAACAATTGGGCACACCGAAAGCAGTTGATGCCGAATCTCCGAGATTGTCCAAGTCGGTCGAATCTTCCACAAATAAAAAGATTAGAAACAGTAGACTCTCCACCGAGAATAAGATCGATGGATCCTCAGAAAATACTGAAATACCAAAGGTACACAGACGGAGCACAGAGACGCCAGAAATTTTGGACGGTGTTACGCCCACTCCCGTTGCAGATAGTGCTGTTAGAAAAGTGTCCCCTAAAGCAGTCAAAACCCCAAAGCAGATGAAAAATAATCCACACACTATCGAGAAAAGAAAAACACCTAAGTTGATGGACGTTCGCGGCAGTGTTGCATCAGGGCCTGAGAAAACTGTTTTACTCAAAAGTAATGGGAAGAGAATTTCTCCAAAAGCAACACCAAATGTGCACTGCCCAGTACAAAAACTTAACTCTGTTGACAGGAGTCCCTCAAAAACACCAGTTGGGCGGAAGTCTTTACCGTTGTCAAAACCTAATTTGGAAGACAAGAAACGCACAGGACTGAAGACTCCACTGAAAACTCCAATAGGCAGGAAGAGCCAAAACTGGACTGCCTCAAGCGGCCCAAACCGTTCACCAAATTTAATGCAGAAACTTGGTTCAGAAGACAAGAAACGTACAGGACTGAAGACTCCACTGAAAACTCCAGTAGGCAGGAAGAGCCAAAACTGGACTGCCACAAGTGGCCCAAAACGTTCACCAAAATTAATGCAGCAACTTGGTTCGGAAGACAAGAAACGCACAGGACTAAAGACACCTTCGAAAACTCCAATAGGCAGGAAGAGCCAAAACTGGACTGCTGCAAGCAGCCCGAAGCGTTCACCACTGTCCCATAGCACCGCCTTGAAAAAGCACGACAGTGCTAGTCCAAAAGCTTCGAAACCTGCAAGAAAGAGCTTAAAGTTAAATAAGTAG